A single Pirellulaceae bacterium DNA region contains:
- a CDS encoding PQQ-binding-like beta-propeller repeat protein: MCAQYSGDSWRQFRGNLDDGRAPLARFPIQWSPTSGLRWRTTIHGRGWSSPVVDGNEIWLTTATEDGLKMHVVCVALDSGAIVHDRLIFENEVVQPDYHITNSYASPTPVLDDQHIYVHFGAYGTACLRRSDFSLRWQRRDLPCNHYRGPGSSPILYRDLLIFHMDGFDYQYAIALDRVSGQTVWKADRQVEYGTDNGDYYKAFSTPRVIQLDGHDQLISPASMACLALDPLTGKELWRVRYEEHSTTVRPLFDGQFLYLSTGFSKPKLLCVRADGSGDVTDSHIVWSQHKSIGSKPSPVLVNGKLFVVSDDGVISRLDVQTGEIRWQQRLGGKFSASLVATDQHVIAVDHDGAGYVFTVADQPQLVGENRLDEGCNASPALLRDSLILRTTSQLVRIAQ; encoded by the coding sequence TTGTGTGCTCAGTATTCCGGGGATTCGTGGCGCCAGTTCCGTGGAAATCTCGATGACGGCCGCGCTCCATTGGCCAGATTTCCGATTCAGTGGAGCCCGACCAGCGGCCTACGCTGGCGGACTACGATTCACGGTCGTGGTTGGTCGTCGCCAGTGGTAGATGGCAATGAGATTTGGTTGACGACGGCAACCGAAGACGGGCTGAAGATGCATGTGGTGTGCGTTGCTTTGGACAGCGGTGCAATTGTTCACGATCGATTGATTTTCGAAAATGAAGTCGTCCAGCCAGACTATCACATCACGAACAGCTATGCCTCCCCGACCCCGGTTCTGGATGATCAGCACATCTATGTTCATTTTGGGGCTTACGGTACCGCTTGTTTGCGAAGGAGTGACTTCAGCCTGCGCTGGCAACGACGCGATTTGCCTTGTAATCACTATCGCGGTCCCGGCAGTTCGCCAATTCTCTACCGCGATTTGCTGATTTTTCACATGGACGGGTTTGACTATCAGTATGCCATCGCACTGGATCGCGTCTCCGGGCAGACGGTCTGGAAGGCCGATCGCCAAGTTGAGTATGGGACTGACAATGGCGATTACTACAAGGCCTTTTCGACTCCAAGAGTGATCCAGTTGGACGGCCACGACCAATTGATCAGCCCCGCCAGCATGGCCTGTCTGGCGCTTGATCCGCTGACCGGGAAAGAATTGTGGCGAGTCCGCTACGAAGAGCACTCGACGACCGTTCGCCCGCTGTTCGATGGTCAATTTCTGTATTTAAGTACCGGCTTCAGCAAACCCAAATTGCTGTGTGTGCGAGCCGACGGCAGCGGAGATGTGACCGACAGCCACATCGTATGGAGCCAGCATAAGTCGATCGGTTCCAAGCCGAGCCCTGTCCTGGTCAACGGAAAGTTGTTTGTAGTATCCGACGACGGAGTAATCTCGCGTTTAGATGTCCAGACTGGTGAGATTCGCTGGCAACAACGTCTAGGAGGCAAATTCAGTGCTTCTTTGGTGGCCACCGACCAGCATGTCATTGCCGTGGATCATGATGGTGCGGGCTATGTGTTCACCGTCGCCGACCAACCGCAATTGGTTGGCGAAAATCGGCTCGACGAAGGTTGCAACGCGTCGCCGGCACTCTTGCGAGATTCACTTATTTTAAGAACCACATCACAGTTAGTGCGAATTGCACAGTAG